A genomic stretch from Falco naumanni isolate bFalNau1 chromosome 6, bFalNau1.pat, whole genome shotgun sequence includes:
- the GDF7 gene encoding growth/differentiation factor 7, producing the protein MRLRAAAATALCLCLLGACRLRRGLEAAAVRGPSAAAPQRPSAAAPSSASSSSSAAAASPFSSPSRRDGALRNGTVVPHHYMVALYQRLAARRAPGRRADTVTGFAERARSDASPSAPEQRYLFDISSLPEAEEVTGAELRVLRSLPENRSLALSPEGTFHHLLLSTCPAWDGEEPQLLDSRAADILDAGSSRWEVFDVWEALRDQRQRSLSGKLLCFLLRIVSDQSGRLLPPWQLGFSKPRPQPHERALLVAFSRTQRKENLFKEIRDKIKALGSPPFLEPPDPGQEAYPKRRKRRTTIPARSGGRGHGKKAKTRCSRKPLHVNFKELGWDDWIIAPLDYEAYHCEGVCDFPLRSHLEPTNHAIIQTLMNSMDPESTPPSCCVPSKLSPISILYIDSGNNVVYKQYEDMVVETCGCR; encoded by the exons ATGCGcctccgcgccgccgccgccaccgccctctgcctctgcctgctgggCGCCTGCCGCCTCCGCCGCGGGCTGGAGGCTGCCGCCGTGCGCGGCCCGTCGGCGGCCGCTCCCCAGCGACCCTCGGCAGCCGCGCCttcctccgcctcctcctcctcctccgccgccgccgcctcccccttctcctccccgTCGCGGAGAGACGGGGCTCTCCGCAACGGCACCGTGGTGCCGCACCACTACATGGTGGCCCTCTACCAGCGCCtggccgcccgccgcgcccccggccgccgcgccgACACGGTGACGGGCTTCGCGGAGCGGGCGCGCAGCG ATGCCTCCCCATCTGCCCCTGAGCAGCGATACCTCTTCGACATCTCCAGCCTGCCCGAGGCAGAGGAGGTGACAGGCGCAGAGCTGCGGGTCCTGCGCTCCCTCCCTGAGAACCGGAGCTTGGCCCTGTCCCCTGAAGGCACcttccaccacctcctcctctccacctgcccagcctgggATGGCGAggagccccagctgctggaCTCTAGGGCTGCAGACATTTTGGATGCGGGCTCCTCCAGATGGGAGGTGTTTGATGTCTGGGAAGCCCTGCGGGATCAGAGGCAGAGGTCTCTCTCGGGCAAGCTGCTGTGCTTCCTGCTGAGGATCGTCTCGGATCAGTCGGGGCGGCTCCTGCCCCCCTGGCAGCTGGGCTTCAGCAAGCCCCGGCCACAGCCCCATGAGCGAGCCCTGCTTGTGGCCTTCTCCCGcacacagaggaaggagaacCTCTTCAAGGAGATCCGGGATAAGATCAaggccctgggcagccccccCTTCCTAGAGCCCCCCGATCCTGGCCAGGAGGCATACCCCAAGCGGAGGAAGAGACGGACCACCATCCCTGCCCGCTCTGGAGGCAGAGGCCACGGGAAGAAGGCGAAGACCCGCTGCAGCCGGAAGCCCCTGCACGTGAACTTcaaggagctgggctgggacgACTGGATAATTGCCCCCCTGGATTATGAGGCATATCACTGCGAGGGGGTCTGTGACTTCCCCCTGCGCTCCCATCTGGAGCCCACCAACCATGCCATCATCCAGACCCTGATGAACTCCATGGACCCGGAGTCTActccccccagctgctgtgtgCCCTCCAAGCTCAGCCCCATCAGCATCCTCTACATAGACTCTGGGAACAATGTGGTTTACAAACAGTATGAGGACATGGTCGTGGAGACGTGTGGCTGCAGGTAG